The following DNA comes from Eretmochelys imbricata isolate rEreImb1 chromosome 2, rEreImb1.hap1, whole genome shotgun sequence.
GATCCTTCTGATTCCTTTGAATTCCAGCGGGCGAAAAAAAACAGCAAGAAACCAAAACCCAAGGCCCAGTCCGTCCCCAAAGTGACTGTCGAGTACTTTCCATCGTCTTTCTCTACCGCGGCCCTGACAGCACCAGAAGAAGGCTAACGCACAGTCTGCCTGATGTCGAATTAGGGTGCTGCCATTGTCTTCAAAAGGCCTGTTTGCTTTCCTGCCACGCCACCATCTCATCCGACAGACAATTTGAGAGCTTTTGGGTCCACGTTATTCCTGGCTAGTCTCTTTCACtggtttttttgctttgctttgggaTGACTGAGAGGCAGGCCTCAAAAAGCCTTTGCAAAATGGGGGAAGCCTTTTTGTTTTGATATTCTCTACTAAGCCGCAACAAGGACTGAAGTGTGTGGCAGAGTTGCCCCTCGCTTGCAGACCTGAGACATGTTATATCCATCCCCTCCGGCTCCCTGCCAGGTTCCCTTCCAGAGACAGCCGTTCTCACGGGGCCTCCTTTGCTTGAGTTGCCAAAGATTTAGGCATTTTGGTGCCTTCATTTTCAGGTGCCAAATCTGAGATGCTttaatggggcctgattttctgcaggtgctgagcacctgccttctgaaagccaggcctGTTTTAAGGTGTGTGAAACGGAACACCCCAAAATTGCtagacagttttgaaaatcttggccttagttGGATTCTGAGCCCATGACTAAAGGGGTGACACATGAGAatgctgggaagagatggagcTTCATGTGAGGTGCACCATCATACCAAAGGCTCGGCCCAGTCCCAAGGTAGGGAGCCTGGGGATGGTTACTCCCACAGTTACTGGCCAACTCTCGTGGTCTTATTGCAAGTGTCACGACAGCTGGTGCTTTTCTTAcagacccagctcctggagtcacgtgatGACACGAGAATCTGggcttttcattttaaatctaTAAAAGCAGGCTTCTAGCCCTTGTAGGTGGGAGAAAAAAGCTTGAAATCGTGTGCCCTGAGGCTCAGAAATCAAAAGGCGAATAAAAGGACTCCAAGGGTAGTAGCTTTAAAGCCTTGTGATTTGCTAAGTCCATTTCACGATTGTCAGGATCCTTGACCTATGGTTTTGGAatgcttggggctggcaataGGGAGTCAAGCATTTCCCTAGGTACCACTCCTCTACGATAAGCAGAGGGGAAAAGCAAAGCAGAAGCTTGCAGGGCCAGAGGCTCTGCAGGGAAGGGACGTGCTGCATGAAGCTGTTCTGAAGGGAAGGCTGAGAGGAATAGACAGAGCCAGAAATACTTGTGTGAGGAGCTGAGCAGAACTTCATTCCAATAAGACAGAAACTACCACCTGCTGTGGTTTCTCCTGGTGCCCCAGTAACTCCCCATGGCAGGGCCGCCTTCTCAGACAGAGCCCTTTCCAGCTTTGCTTTGCCCCGAGTCTTCTTTGGACTGTCCAACAGCTTAATCCGTGAAGGGGAAAAGGCTTCCAGTCATGTTGAAAGGTTCAATCTCCCCCGTCCTCTCTCCGACGCCCTTGCTGATACTTTGCATATACTACTGTCTACATACGTTCCCAGGTCAGCTTCTCTGGCCCCGCACCTGCTCCAGGTGGGGCTGCTGGTCAGTGCGGAGCTACAGTAAACAGTGCCCCCTAGTGCTCTACTTTGGAACTGCCCTCCCCTTGTAACCTTTTCCCTTTTTCAGCAAAACACTCAGTTTAACACTATTTTTAAGCCTGCTTCTGCACAATTGCACGATCCTCTATAGAAATAAGCACCAATGCAGTATAGCCTCGTTCCTCCCCGGCCCTATATAGACTTATTCCATTGCATTCCTTGATCATAGCATATAATCGGTCGTTTTCCCCCAGAGAATGTAAGCACTGCCAATATTGAAGAtccagggcaaaattttcaaaagcgtctaAGTCCCATTTTGGTGTCAGTCAgtgagacttgggctcctaagtgacttaggtgctcttgaaaatttgCCCCCATCTGTGTCTTGTCTGATTTATTGTACAGCAAAAAACATTGGCTGTGTTTGTGTTGGGGGCAGCTGTGAGCTGTAATAAAGATATCGGTTACATTGTATGTGTGATCAGCTGTGAGCTGTCATGTCAGACTGGTGGCTTGCGCCCTCACCAGCACCCCTTTGGTTACGCTCGTGTGCGCTCACCAATGCACCTTGTCTTTTCCCTTTCAAAGAGGATGGGCCTCCTTTGCTTTGCTGCAGCGTGTAAACCAGTCTAATCAGCAACTCCATTGCTCTGAGCTCAGCTGGAGAGCTCCTTTCCTAGCAACCTCGGTGAGGAATGGAGACCGATCCTGCCTAGTGTTTTTCATTTGCTGATAAGGACAGGTGCCTTCCTTAGGTTCAGATCCCCACCTGAGTGTGTCATctgtccctccccagcacagATGGGAAAGCACAGCTCGGTGCTGGGATGTAAAGAGACAACGGCAAATACTTTACAAATTAAAACGCCATCATACTTTATTGTAACGCGCATAATGAACCACATGGAATTAACAACCCAGCTATCACTGGCAGGAGTTTGCCCAAAGATGGTCAGATGTGATTCTTCAGGCCTCTTGTTCGTCCAATGTGGGTCTACGGAGAGCTGCTGTCAGGTTCAGTGGAGTGGCAGCCCATGGCTCTCTATATCATTCCTGGTCTTCCTCCTTGGGGTAGGCCTTGTCTTCCACCAGCCAGGAGGTGCTGGATCCCTTTCTTAAGACCCTTTTTGATTTTCCTCCTGAGTTTTCTGAATATGGACCTCCTGACACGAGTACGCTAGAAAGAGAGAAAAGCCAGTGAGCATTTCCTGGGAGACTGGCATCTGCTCTGCAAGGGCAGGGTTTGCCTTCCCCTACACCTGCCCCACTCTTGCATGTTTCATCTTGCAATGTGGGGGAAATCTCCATTTAGATACGGTGTTCGGACTCCCCTTTTTTAAGAATGTAGCAGAATTGTCCTGCTTGAGCTGAGAGCAGGAACTGAACCTGGAAGTCTGGTACTAAGAGCATCGCTTCATTTGCTTGACTAATCCTTCACCAGTAGCTGATGCATAAACCTCTCATCTGGGCCCTATATCCCCTCTTATTGCTGTGAAGGATCTGGCTGTGTTGGCCCACTTGTGTGGTGTAATGTTCCAGCTccgtgtgtgtttgtgagatggTGTCCCCTAGTGGCTTGGCCTATAAGAAGGAGAAGAGACCTAGTATTGCCACTAGCTAACGGAGGTCTCCTCTGGCTCAAGAGGCCAAGGCCTGTGTGTTTGGAGCTAAGGGACCTGGTGGTGGTAATGGTGGTTCTAACCCAGTTCCCCCCAAGTGTGGGAGATGTGGTGTTGTGCGTGTTACCTGCAGTGCATGGATTCTCTATAGCGGGGAGGGACCTGCTATGGGGAAGAGAAGCCATGCAGCAGGCCCCTATGTCTATTTAGAGAAGTCCTATGTTGGAATCGGTGATTCTATCCCATAATATTCCTCAGTGTTCACATCTggacagtgctttgaacatgcaAGGTGCTATAGAAGAGCCAGGTACTGTCACTAGCATTGACTTTCCAAACCCTGTGCCCAcccctcaatcctgcaaagtatGGGGAGAGTCGGACTCCTTATGaagcagtgggaggaggggctgcAAAATACAATGGCCAATCAGACCGGGCCAGAGCCTCTCTTGTGACTATGCCCCAAGCACATGCCCTTGGGCAGCCATCCTGGGGATAGCATTACGGTGGGGACTCTCTGACCCAGCCCAAGTCTGCCCCACACCAGCCGAATGGAAAGCTCACCTCCTGAGCCACCGTGTCGCAGGTGAGCAAAACCAAGGGGGCCTCCGGCTCAGTGGAGATGGTTCCTGAGCACGCTCTCACCACCTgcaagggaggaaagaggagaagacAATCAGTGTCACAGGACGTCCCATCGGTTTATTTCCAGCGGAGAGGTGGGCAGTGGAACCAAACCCCCATGGGACTGAGCAGGGGACGTTTAGCAAAGTGTCTGGTCCGTTCCAGGTGTTCTGGTGTTTGATGTCCCTCTGTTGTTAACATGTCCCAGAGGAGACAGGTCTTGTTCCCAGGACTCTTGGGAGACATCTCGTCTAAGGAAGGGCCTGCAAGTTGTCTTAGAGTGGTCATGCTGGGGGGTTACAGCCTGCCCGCTACACCCTGTCCTAGCTGCCTGCTGGGACCAGGATCAGCAGTCAAGTGAATCGCCACAGATAATGTGTCACGTGCAGCTCAAGGAGGGGATGCATTCTTCCCTCGATATGAAGCCACATCTCCAGGGACGCTCACAGGGGCCATGGGTACATAtcaaagggagaggggctggagcgGGGAACACTCCAGAATTTCAGTTCTTGAGCTGCAGTGAAATCTCTCTGAAATGCCCCCGGTTTCTTGCTCAGGAGACAGACTCGTTAAAGAGGAGCTGCTAAAGCTGTTAAGCATGCCCACTCTGTCTGCCTCCGGGACCCGCAGTCACGCTGCCTGCTGTCTAGAGTCCTGAGGACAACAGGATTGGAAGGCCTGGCTCTCTTTAGGGCCTTTTCGTTAAGCGCCTTCAGCTggaattattattacttattatttgccTTATGGTAGCGCCTAGAGAGCCCAGCTGAGATAGAGGTTGCCACAGAGGATGGCTGGTCTAGCAATTAAGGACTGCCCTTGGACTAGGGATTCCACGGTTCAATTCCCTGGGGCATGTCACTGAGTCTCCCTGtgtctgtaaattggggataacaCTTCTCtgaggataactacattaaagaCCAGGAAGAACTTTGAGATCTCCGGCTGAGAAGTGCGGTGTAAGAGCTAGGTCATAGTAGTATGATGCGAGAGCCACAGGTAGACGCCCACAAAGAGACAAGGGATGGGAGAAGGGATATTCCCTGTTTGACAGGCGGAGAGCTGGGGCCCAGAGAGGCTGGGACTTGCCCAGATGCACAGGGTGttctatggcagagccagaaattaaACATAGGTTTCCTGCGTCCGTGTCCAGTGCTCTTCACCACACGCCCATCCTCCCTCTCCTGGAACTGCTCCTTCTCATCCTACAGGTGCAGCCATCTCGAGGGTCCGTGGGGAGGCTGCCACACAGCTAGGACAGGGTGCAGCCGGCAGCCTTAGAACGTTGTGTTTGTCACGGGTATGCTGGCTTCTGGAGGGGGTTGTTTACCTGGGCCAAAATGACCAGCCTGAACCTAGTACTTTATCCCAGCCCCCTTTAACTGAGGAAAAGTTTGGATTCTCATCTGAATCCATCAGGGCTCAGGACCTCTCTGCCTCAAACACAAAGCTGCGGAAGGCTGCAGTTTATGGGGCTCTCCCAGATGCTCCCTGGGATACCGGATAGAATTTAGGAATAACGAGAATGGATGGACATCAAGAACCCAGTCCTGTTCCCAATCCTTAGGAGGAGGAAACGGAGCACTTCAAAACACAGAGCATCTCCTTACCCCGTTGCTCCTGAAGTCACATTCATCAAGGAGCAGGTTCTCAGACACAGGGCACTCGGTCTCTTTCACTGTGAactccagcagctggagggtTTCATTGGTCGCGGCCTGAGAATAAATTAAAACGTGGCATTAACTCTGCGCTGGTCAGTAGCAATGCTCCCATGTGCATTTATCTGCTAGGGAGCATTCACTCTCGTCATTGAGATGCTCTGCTAAATTAACCTCTCCAGTGCGTGCAGCAGGAAATTCCTCTGCTGGCAGGTAACTAATACACGGCAAAGGGTGCTATTGCAATCGAGGTATcttagagagacgaggtggggggggcaggtaatatcttttattgagccaacttctgtgggtgagagaaacaagcttttgcgGTATCTGTCAGCATTCAATCGGGCGGTAGCTGTACATTGAAAATAAATCATATTGTTGCACATGGTTTAAGGATATGTGAATAAGACTTCTCTAGCCTATTCATTGCCCGTTAATTACACAATGAGACATAAGCCACCTCTGATTATAATTGGCATGGTATCTCTGAGCCCCACTCggggaccaagaccccattgggctaggcaGCATGCAAACACAGAAAAGACGCACTGgtggttttcaaaaggagactaGCTAGCCACCTGGCTGGCATGGTTTAGGCACAACAAATCCTGCGTTttggcaggggttggactagatcacccTTGCGGTCCCTTGTAACCCGATGGGTCTAGGGTTCTGAATGTAGTCACATTATGGTTTCCCTCCGCCTTTGCATATATGACTACTAACAAAGGGCTATGGGCACATATAGAAAAGGGAACCTGACCCAGGCTGGAAAACTCAGGCAAGATTGCAAAGAAAGCTCCAGTTTGTAAATCAGAGCGCAAGACCTAAACCGATCACTAACCCATCTCTCCCTGTAACCATCACACAGGGTTGTCGTAACCCTAACCTCTGTCGTGGGACTTAGAGAGACTCCCCCGCTGTAGCCTTAACAATCCAAACCTGCTCCTCAAATCCCTGGGCAGTGGGAGTGGCCCAGCAGTAGGTCACTCCACTCGCTAGCTGAGAGTGGGATTTTACCTCTGCTTGGAGCCCCAGGATCTACCCAGAACTttattttctcccccctccccgccccaggaaAACTTCCAGACTCAGCATCCTTCTGATTTTTCATTGGCTATTGCCACGCAGCCAGTACATGCCTGCTCCACTTAACAGCCGACACAACTGGCCTGATCCTTGGCGTTATGAGCCACCCCCAACGTCTGCTGAAGTCCAGCGAGAGCAGCAGGTGCACCGTTTTAATGTGCTCGGGTGTAGGGGGGTGAAATCAAGAGGGGGCCTGCTGGACCATTCCCACCTATCTCATTAAATCAAAACGAGAGGCTGATCTATGATGCGGCATTTGAAGTGCGGCTGGTTGTTCGCAGGAAGCAAGAAGTTTCTGTGTTGTAACTAGCTGGCCCTATCTACAAGCCAAGAAGGGGGTTAGGATGGCCTATACATTTAGGGGACTGTCACAACTCAGGGTCCCAAGGCTTGGTCTCTGATATCCAGCAGCACTTACTACATATGTCCCCAGGTACTTACCCAGTCAGGCTGGGCTTCTGCTTCTAAGAGTCGGAAGGCAAAGTCTATGTGTGGCTCTTGGTTGTAGAGGTCTATGGCCAGGGAAACAGCCTCTTCGTAGCTCAGCATCTGCTGTGGAGGAGGAGGTGATGTGGTGGTTGCTACGGCCACCCCGAGCATCATCAGGACTCCCCAGCAGCTCTCCATCCTCGATCCTAGGCCTTGCAGTGTGAGCTGGGAATGTAGCCCTGTGGGCTTAGGGGAAGCCCTTTTATGCGCTGCCTCCTCTGGTCCCTTATGCAAGGTGGCCTGTGATGGATTGTGAAAGCCCTCGGGCTTTCCTGAAGGAGGCAGGTTCCCTTCAGTTCCGAGAACCCCCTCTTGGCCAATTGGTGCATGCCCGCCCAGGGAGCTGCTTGATttagggagagggagagggtgcGGATTTTCTGATGTTGCTGAAAACACTTGGATTCACTAGCAAAAAAACCAACAcgctggaaggggagggggcgggctcTCGATGAGGCAAGAATCTGTAATTTCCTGACCTCCCGTTCACCTTGGATTTATTGCTTCACCTGCTGTGATCAGCCCTGCCAAGGCAACACCACTGCGGTGCCAGTAAGCTAATAGGCACACATTGTTCCTGGGGCTGCTACGGGAAATTTTGCAGGCTCTTGTTCCTGCTCTGAAAACCCCCAGGGGCCTCTCCTGGCTCcctgacagcaattccgggccccagggcagaacagtcaatgggccccctgCAATGGGATGGCTGGGGTTTGATTCGTGCAGGATGGGCCGGAGCTGGGCCCCGTGCGGCGGCTGGCCTGGTGTccacgccaggagctgggccccgtgGGGCGGCTGGCCTGGTGTccacgccaggagctgggccccgtgGGGCGGCTGGCCTGGTGTccacgccaggagctgggccccgtgGGGCGGCTGGCCTGGTGTccacgccaggagctgggccccgtgCGGCGGCTGGTGCACCcatgccaggagctgggccccgtgCGGCGGCTGGTGCACccacgccaggagctgggccccgtgCGGCAGCTGGCCTGGTGTccacgccaggagctgggcccc
Coding sequences within:
- the LOC144260795 gene encoding cathelicidin-2-like, producing MESCWGVLMMLGVAVATTTSPPPPQQMLSYEEAVSLAIDLYNQEPHIDFAFRLLEAEAQPDWAATNETLQLLEFTVKETECPVSENLLLDECDFRSNGVVRACSGTISTEPEAPLVLLTCDTVAQERTRVRRSIFRKLRRKIKKGLKKGIQHLLAGGRQGLPQGGRPGMI